A window of Castanea sativa cultivar Marrone di Chiusa Pesio chromosome 1, ASM4071231v1 contains these coding sequences:
- the LOC142618574 gene encoding putative disease resistance protein At5g47280 produces the protein MGGVVDLFAGEITTELLKMLFNIARKSCLCKSSAEQLSSTLEQLSPMVYEIKMAGVELTPYRQTQLNNLYKTLEEGIDVTHKVLASPRWNVYKNLQLSRKMDQIDKKVSSILKTMVPMHVLADVHHLRADTAARFDRLEGSARRLEQRLGAMRMGGGGAEEWVIEEAMKRVEQEEERWGADSGFVSFGVGLELGKKRVKEMVLSERDEFRVVSICGIGGSGKTTLAREFCKDDLVRSYFCDRILFLTVSQSPNVDHLRAKIWGYIMGNENLDYNYMIPQYNLQYEGRIRTQTLVVLDDVWTLPVLEKLIFPGCKILVVSRFKFPSVTKATYEVELLTENEALSLFCHSAFGEKSMPLGSDENLVKQVVSECKGLPLALKVIGASLRDQSELFWLGAKSRLSRSEPVSEPHENKLLERMAVSVKFLSKKVRECFLDLGAFPEDRKIPLEILINMWVELHDIDGKEAFAILLELSDKNLLTLVKEERTGDMYSSCFEIFVTQHDVLRDLALHLSNQGLINEHPRLLMPRREKELPKEWARNSDQPFNAQIVSIHTGEMNEMDWFRLDFPKAEVLILNFSSTEYFLPHFIDKMPRLRALIVINHGSSNAILKNHSIFTNLPNLRSLWLEKVTIPPISKASILKKLRKISLVLCKVKNILGQSVELPQLFPCLSELTIDHCDDLFELPSTICGMYSLESLSITNCHSLYRLPADLGKLKSLQILRLYACPTLKMLSPGICELARLKYLDIAQCVNLACLPESLGKLESLEKIDMSECSQIRNLPRSASSLQSLRRVVCDEEVSWSWRDMEKAMPNLHIQVTEKCFDMDWINE, from the exons ATGGGTGGTGTTGTAGACCTATTCGCCGGTGAGATAACGACGGAGCTACTGAAAATGCTGTTCAACATAGCACGCAAGTCATGTCTCTGCAAGTCAAGTGCCGAGCAACTAAGCTCCACACTCGAGCAACTCAGTCCCATGGTCTACGAAATCAAGATGGCTGGAGTGGAGCTCACACCTTAtcgacaaacccaactcaacaATCTGTACAAGACTCTCGAAGAAGGCATCGATGTCACCCACAAGGTCCTCGCTTCGCCTCGCTGGAACGTCTACAAGAACTTGCAACTTTCAAGAAAAATGGATCAGATTGATAAGAAAGTTTCGAGTATCTTAAAAACTATGGTTCCGATGCACGTGCTTGCTGATGTGCACCACTTGAGAGCCGATACGGCTGCGAGGTTCGACAGACTTGAAGGGTCTGCTCGGCGGCTCGAGCAGAGGCTTGGAGCTATGAGAATGGGAGGTGGTGGTGCTGAAGAGTGGGTGATAGAGGAGGCTATGAAGAGAGTGGAGCAAGAGGAGGAGAGGTGGGGTGCTGACAGtggttttgtgagttttggtgTTGGGTTAGAGTTGGGAAAGAAGAGAGTGAAGGAGATGGTGTTGTCTGAGAGAGATGAGTTTCGGGTTGTTTCTATTTGTGGGATTGGTGGGTCTGGGAAAACCACCTTGGCTAGAGAGTTTTGCAAAGATGATCTTGTTCGAA GTTACTTCTGTGACAGGATTCTGTTCCTGACAGTATCTCAGTCTCCAAATGTGGATCATTTGAGAGCTAAGATTTGGGGATACATTATGGGGAATGAGAATTTGGACTACAATTATATGATTCCACAATATAATCTCCAGTATGAGGGGAGAATTCGTACCCAAACCCTGGTGGTACTGGATGACGTGTGGACACTTCCAGTGCTTGAAAAGCTTATATTTCCAGGCTGCAAAATCCTTGTGGTTTCTCGGTTCAAATTTCCTTCTGTTACCAAGGCTACTTATGAAGTAGAATTATTGACGGAGAATGAAGCACTGTCTTTGTTCTGCCACTCTGCTTTTGGAGAAAAGTCCATGCCTCTTGGTTCTGATGAGAATCTTGTCAAGCAG GTTGTGAGTGAGTGCAAGGGGCTTCCCTTGGCACTTAAAGTGATAGGAGCTTCGTTAAGGGATCAATCTGAATTGTTTTGGTTAGGTGCAAAGAGCAGGTTGTCTCGAAGTGAGCCTGTCTCTGAGCCCCATGAAAATAAGCTGCTTGAAAGAATGGCAGTAAGTGTTAAATTCTTGAGCAAAAAGGTCAGGGAATGTTTCTTGGATTTGGGGGCCTTCCCCGAAGACAGGAAGATTCCTCTTGAGATCCTTATCAATATGTGGGTTGAGCTTCACGATATAGATGGAAAAGAAGCTTTTGCGATTCTTCTTGAACTTTCAGACAAGAATCTCCTCACCCTGGTGAAGGAAGAGAG AACTGGAGACATGTATAGCAGTTGCTTTGAGATCTTTGTTACTCAACATGATGTGTTGAGAGACCTTGCTCTTCATTTAAGCAATCAGGGACTCATAAATGAACACCCACGATTGCTTATGccaagaagagagaaagaactTCCAAAAGAGTGGGCGAGGAATTCAGATCAGCCGTTTAATGCCCAGATCGTTTCAATTCATACAG GGGAAATGAATGAGATGGACTGGTTCCGATTGGATTTTCCAAAGGCTGAAGTGCTTATCCTGAACTTTTCCTCAACTGAGTACTTCTTGCCTCACTTCATTGATAAAATGCCAAGGCTGAGGGCACTAATAGTTATAAATCATGGTTCATCCAATGCAATCCTTAAGAACCAttctatttttactaatttgCCCAACTTGAGGAGCCTCTGGCTTGAGAAAGTTACCATCCCTCCTATATCTAAAGCTTCCATCCTGAAAAAGTTGAGGAAAATTTCCCTTGTTCTATGCAAGGTAAAAAACATCCTTGGTCAGTCAGTAGAGCTACCCCAGCTCTTCCCTTGCCTCTCAGAACTCACAATTGATCACTGTGACGATTTATTTGAGTTGCCTTCTACCATCTGTGGGATGTACTCACTCGAGAGTCTAAGTATCACCAATTGCCATAGCTTATACCGGCTGCCTGCTGACTTGGGCAAACTGAAAAGCCTACAAATCCTGAGGTTATATGCTTGCCCAACTTTGAAGATGCTTTCTCCTGGAATATGTGAGCTAGCTCGGTTGAAGTATCTTGACATTGCTCAATGTGTTAATTTAGCATGTCTTCCTGAAAGCCTAGGTAAATTAGAGAGTCTGGAGAAGATTGATATGAGTGAGTGTTCACAGATAAGGAATCTTCCAAGGTCTGCTTCTTCATTACAGTCATTGCGTCGTGTTGTTTGCGATGAAGAGGTTTCTTGGTCGTGGAGAGATATGGAGAAGGCCATGCCAAACCTTCATATTCAGGTTACTGAGAAATGCTTTGATATGGACTGGATAAATGAATGA